A genome region from Flavobacterium sp. CFS9 includes the following:
- a CDS encoding LytR/AlgR family response regulator transcription factor, giving the protein MKFINVLAIDDEMPALRRLVSMVESHPNLSLAGTARSFAEAKEKIMQINADLLLLDIELKDATAFDLLSSIKDVFKGDIIFSTAFDKYALKAFDFHAIDYLLKPYSQERFNTAIERIVKKEQRTDLSQFIELLKKSENSTRTLIVPDGNKNYFLDSDKLYYIVAEGYYANFMLENEKKMIRISLKKLEELLPDNFIRINKSVIINKKFIAELIVHKVTSRIKMHDKNEFLVSAKTVEKLKLKFQ; this is encoded by the coding sequence ATGAAATTTATAAATGTTTTAGCAATTGATGATGAAATGCCGGCATTAAGGAGGTTGGTAAGTATGGTTGAGAGTCATCCAAATCTTTCGTTAGCCGGAACAGCAAGAAGCTTTGCTGAAGCTAAGGAGAAGATTATGCAAATCAATGCAGATTTACTTTTGTTAGACATAGAATTAAAGGATGCAACAGCTTTTGACCTGCTGAGCAGTATAAAAGATGTTTTTAAAGGAGATATTATTTTTAGTACAGCGTTTGACAAGTATGCCTTAAAGGCTTTTGATTTCCATGCTATCGATTATTTGTTAAAGCCTTATTCGCAAGAACGTTTTAATACCGCTATTGAGCGAATTGTCAAAAAGGAACAAAGAACGGATTTGAGTCAATTTATTGAGTTATTAAAGAAATCTGAAAACAGTACAAGAACATTGATAGTTCCTGATGGAAACAAAAACTATTTTCTTGATAGTGATAAATTGTATTACATCGTTGCCGAGGGGTATTATGCTAATTTCATGTTGGAAAATGAAAAGAAAATGATTAGAATCTCTCTTAAAAAGCTTGAAGAATTATTGCCTGATAACTTCATCAGAATTAATAAATCAGTCATTATCAATAAAAAATTCATTGCGGAATTGATCGTTCACAAAGTAACTTCGAGAATCAAAATGCATGACAAGAATGAATTTCTTGTATCTGCAAAAACAGTAGAAAAGCTAAAATTAAAGTTCCAGTAG